In Symphalangus syndactylus isolate Jambi chromosome 14, NHGRI_mSymSyn1-v2.1_pri, whole genome shotgun sequence, one DNA window encodes the following:
- the LOC129462923 gene encoding uncharacterized protein: PEKRDLRAFPPCLGVRPPEGSAGRQEVFGLLSAAFEPEVPVSLSQKSDHRSSLPSSPSLPLSETLAVAYDPEDSCAANWCFGLCAVLGPASLDLGRPWPVEEAQVKAGGCCWLSSLLLEVSASLRMGRTDPLTGLQSLEGSIGQGNGGHVASCCVPCHRSEEQLCPLSIGGPRGEVDRHLPPTGIWQQEPGLPCKKGRPKGEQWPKKTLENKHPFPGWLQIMTSCKSTPGEQLTFISLS; encoded by the coding sequence CCAGAAAAACGGGATTTAAGGGCCTTTCCTCCTTGCCTGGGCGTCAGGCCACCAGAAGGCTCTGCTGGACGCCAAGAGGTCTTTGGGCTTTTGTCAGCTGCTTTTGAACCTGAGGTTCCTGTGTCGTTGAGCCAGAAATCAGACCACCGAAGCTCACTCCCTtcctctccatctctccctctctccgaGACTCTGGCGGTGGCCTATGATCCTGAAGACAGCTGTGCAGCCAACTGGTGCTTCGGCCTTTGCGCTGTCCTGGGGCCAGCTTCCCTCGACCTAGGGAGGCCATGGCCTGTGGAGGAGGCCCAGGTAAAGGCTGGGGGCTGTTGCTGGCTATCCTCTCTGCTTCTGGAAGTTTCTGCCTCACTCAGAATGGGCAGGACAGACCCACTGACTGGACTTCAGAGTCTGGAGGGTTCCATCGGTCAGGGGAATGGTGGCCACGTGGCCTCTTGCTGTGTCCCTTGTCATAGATCCGAGGAGCAACTCTGCCCCCTGAGCATTGGGGGTCCCAGGGGAGAGGTGGACAGACACCTCCCTCCAACTGGCATTTGGCAACAGGAGCCTGGACTTCCATGCAAGAAAGGGAGACCTAAGGGTGAACAGTGGCCAAAAAAAACCCTAGAGAATAAACATCCATTTCCTGGGTGGTTACAGATCATGACTTCCTGCAAATCAACGCCAGGAGAGCAACTTACGTTCATTTCTTTGTCTTAA